The following are encoded in a window of Astyanax mexicanus isolate ESR-SI-001 chromosome 6, AstMex3_surface, whole genome shotgun sequence genomic DNA:
- the nat14 gene encoding probable N-acetyltransferase 14 encodes MVRVDLGTVVLRRMREEDIETVKALIKEGCEGTENRLILHLLTRPLALLMLATLSSILRFLVHSFIVALLIPVFLCIIYLKLTIPRSTGILGSTRPYWDYVGSCYQAESEPDLPNPHAAKARLVANQEKARRRRKAKEQEKGKTKEKVAEEDLKERARVAGEVWLADSDCEVLGCVARDGWSREGVYRICRLVVQSWYKREGIGKLLVQSLEAKARQSGICRVYAHVPFPSKVGEAFFRKLGYRLQGETDGVEGEEEEEDYEEPEKGWLGFPVTKVFVKDL; translated from the exons ATGGTGAGGGTGGACTTAGGAACTGTAGTCCTTCGGCGAATGAGAGAAGAGGACATTGAGACTGTGAAGGCTCTCATTAAG GAGGGATGCGAAGGGACAGAGAACCGCCTCATCCTTCACCTCCTCACTCGTCCGCTGGCTCTTCTCATGCTGGCCACGCTGTCCTCCATCCTCCGCTTCCTGGTGCACTCCTTCATCGTGGCCCTGCTGATTCCCGTCTTCCTTTGCATCATCTACCTCAAGCTCACCATCCCGCGCTCCACGGGCATCCTCGGCTCCACCAGGCCCTACTGGGACTACGTGGGCAGCTGTTACCAAGCCGAGTCTGAGCCGGACCTGCCCAACCCGCACGCAGCCAAAGCCAGGCTGGTGGCCAACCAGGAGAAGGCCAGACGTCGCAGGAAGGCCAAAGAGCAGGAGAAAGGAAAGACGAAGGAGAAGGTGGCAGAAGAAGACCTGAAGGAGAGAGCGAGGGTGGCTGGGGAGGTGTGGCTGGCGGACAGTGACTGCGAGGTGCTCGGCTGCGTGGCTCGTGACGGCTGGAGCCGCGAGGGGGTTTACCGAATCTGCAGGCTGGTGGTGCAGAGCTGGTACAAACGAGAAGGTATCGGAAAGCTGTTGGTCCAAAGCCTAGAAGCCAAAGCCAGGCAAAGTGGAATCTGTCGGGTTTACGCTCACGTCCCTTTCCCGTCTAAAGTCGGAGAGGCGTTCTTCAGGAAGTTGGGCTACCGGCTGCAGGGCGAGACGGACGGAGTCGagggtgaggaggaggaggaggactatGAAGAGCCAGAGAAAGGCTGGCTTGGGTTCCCAGTGACTAAAGTGTTTGTTAAAGATTTGTGA